Proteins from a single region of Starkeya sp. ORNL1:
- a CDS encoding NIPSNAP family protein gives MIVDMRIYTVKPGRVGDFVAFYKEFAWPLHQKYLGRCLGWYTGLEGQLNQVVHLWAFDSQADRESRRAELAKDPAWQEYLRRLGEGGLLVHTENRFITPTNFSPVQ, from the coding sequence ATGATCGTCGATATGCGCATCTACACGGTGAAACCCGGCCGCGTCGGGGATTTCGTGGCGTTCTACAAGGAATTCGCCTGGCCGCTGCACCAGAAATATCTTGGCCGCTGCCTCGGCTGGTACACCGGCCTCGAGGGCCAGCTCAACCAGGTGGTTCACCTCTGGGCCTTTGACAGCCAGGCCGACCGCGAGAGCCGGCGCGCCGAACTGGCGAAGGATCCGGCCTGGCAGGAGTATCTGCGGCGCCTCGGCGAAGGCGGGCTGCTGGTGCACACCGAGAACCGCTTCATCACGCCGACCAACTTCTCGCCGGTGCAGTGA
- a CDS encoding oxidoreductase, producing MAEQQSPVWFITGCSSGFGRELVKGVLDKGWRVVATARDSCKIADLVAGSSDRAVALPLDVTKPEQIEAAVAEAKRRFGRIDVLVNNAGYGYASTIEEGEDAQVRAMFDTNVFGLAAVVRKVLPILRAQGSGTIVNLSSQAGLFGNPGTGYYAASKFAVEGLSDALAKELEPLGIHVLLVEPGPFRTSFTGSTVRADNLIADYEQTAGARIKRLRETANRPGDPVRAAAAIITAVTAEAPPLRLLLGANALRDARAKINLMARDFDAWEQVTLEADYPEFRAPAK from the coding sequence ATGGCTGAACAGCAATCCCCGGTCTGGTTCATCACGGGCTGCTCCTCCGGCTTCGGGCGGGAACTGGTGAAAGGGGTGCTCGACAAGGGCTGGCGCGTCGTCGCCACCGCGCGCGATTCCTGCAAGATCGCCGATCTCGTCGCGGGCAGCAGCGATCGCGCGGTCGCGCTCCCGCTCGACGTGACCAAGCCGGAGCAGATCGAGGCGGCCGTCGCGGAAGCCAAGCGCCGCTTTGGCCGGATCGATGTGCTGGTGAACAATGCCGGCTATGGCTATGCCTCGACCATCGAGGAAGGCGAGGACGCACAGGTCCGCGCAATGTTCGACACCAATGTGTTCGGCCTCGCCGCAGTGGTCCGCAAGGTGCTGCCGATCCTGCGCGCGCAGGGCAGCGGAACCATCGTCAACCTCTCCTCGCAGGCCGGCCTGTTCGGCAATCCCGGCACCGGCTATTACGCCGCCAGCAAATTCGCCGTGGAGGGGTTGTCCGATGCCCTCGCCAAGGAGCTCGAACCGCTCGGCATCCATGTGCTGCTGGTCGAGCCGGGACCGTTCCGCACCTCGTTCACCGGCTCCACGGTGCGCGCCGACAATCTCATCGCCGACTATGAGCAGACCGCGGGCGCACGCATCAAGCGGCTGCGCGAGACCGCCAATCGGCCGGGCGATCCGGTGCGCGCCGCGGCGGCGATCATCACCGCGGTGACCGCCGAGGCGCCGCCGCTGCGCCTGTTGCTCGGCGCCAATGCGCTGCGCGATGCCCGTGCCAAGATCAATCTCATGGCGCGCGACTTCGACGCCTGGGAGCAGGTGACGCTGGAAGCCGACTATCCGGAATTCCGCGCACCGGCAAAGTGA
- a CDS encoding amidohydrolase family protein gives MPALACDCHSHILGPTDRYPYVPNRSFTPPDASPASYLAMLDALGIERMVVVQPSVYGSDNRRTADAVGELGVHRARGVAMVGENVTTAELKALDDAGIRATRFITTAGGGPSLDNLPGVARKIADFGWHIEMYVPLDTWPKVLPVIETLPVPVVFDHMGGLKADVAADDPLMVEILRLLKTGKHWVKLCGYRNSQTGHPYADVANLGRRFVSAVPDRCVWGTDWPHTSIKGYMPDDGDLMNLLEDWAPDADIRHKILVDNPARLYRFS, from the coding sequence GTGCCTGCGCTCGCCTGCGATTGCCATTCGCACATTCTCGGGCCGACCGATCGCTACCCCTATGTGCCGAACCGCAGCTTCACGCCGCCGGATGCCTCGCCGGCCTCCTATCTCGCCATGCTCGACGCGCTCGGCATCGAGCGCATGGTTGTGGTGCAGCCAAGCGTCTACGGTTCCGATAACCGCCGCACTGCCGACGCTGTGGGCGAACTCGGCGTCCACCGTGCCCGCGGCGTCGCCATGGTCGGCGAGAACGTCACCACGGCCGAACTGAAGGCGCTGGACGATGCCGGCATCCGCGCCACGCGCTTCATCACCACGGCGGGCGGCGGCCCCTCGCTCGACAATCTGCCCGGCGTCGCCCGCAAGATCGCCGATTTCGGCTGGCACATCGAGATGTATGTGCCGCTCGACACCTGGCCGAAGGTGCTGCCGGTGATCGAGACGCTGCCGGTCCCGGTGGTGTTCGACCACATGGGTGGGCTGAAGGCGGACGTCGCCGCGGACGACCCGCTGATGGTCGAGATCCTGCGGTTGCTCAAGACCGGCAAGCACTGGGTGAAGCTGTGCGGCTATCGCAACTCGCAGACCGGCCACCCCTATGCCGACGTCGCCAATCTTGGGCGGCGTTTCGTCTCGGCGGTGCCGGATCGCTGCGTGTGGGGCACCGATTGGCCGCACACCTCGATCAAGGGCTATATGCCGGATGATGGCGACCTGATGAATCTTCTGGAAGATTGGGCCCCGGACGCGGACATTCGCCACAAGATACTGGTCGATAATCCGGCCCGGCTCTATCGCTTTAGCTAG
- a CDS encoding hydroxyacid dehydrogenase, whose protein sequence is MAAHRPLVVLSDPSIRHEAVALLREHFEVMILEAYPSEQRFAAAAREASAILARLGTVTRAVIEAAPQLRIVARHGVGVDAVDLDAATEHGIVVTTTGAANAAAVAEYTFALLLTLVRKTAEADRGMRAGLWQRDPLVGAELDGRTIGIFGLGAIGSRVARQALGFGMRVIACDPMLTRSPIEGVQLARRSEVLAAADIVTLHTRLTDDTNRMIDAQALATMKLGALLVNTARGELIDEPAMIAALASGRLGGAALDTFAQEPLTADSPLRSLPNVVLSPHVAGQTEEAVIRVGVAAAYSIIDDLAGRRPAFVYNPAAYERRAQLGRFLEPLAPVAG, encoded by the coding sequence ATGGCCGCGCATCGACCCCTCGTCGTCCTCAGCGATCCGAGCATCCGTCATGAGGCGGTCGCGCTGCTGCGCGAGCATTTCGAGGTGATGATCCTCGAAGCCTATCCGTCCGAGCAGCGCTTCGCCGCGGCGGCGCGCGAGGCGAGCGCGATACTGGCGCGGCTCGGCACGGTGACGCGCGCCGTCATCGAGGCGGCGCCGCAGCTGCGCATCGTGGCGCGTCACGGCGTCGGGGTCGATGCGGTGGACCTCGATGCCGCGACCGAGCACGGTATCGTCGTCACCACGACGGGTGCGGCCAATGCCGCGGCAGTCGCGGAATATACCTTCGCGCTGCTGCTGACGCTGGTGCGCAAGACCGCGGAGGCCGACCGCGGCATGCGCGCCGGGCTGTGGCAACGCGACCCCCTGGTGGGGGCGGAGCTGGACGGCCGGACTATCGGCATCTTCGGCCTGGGCGCCATCGGCAGCCGGGTGGCGCGGCAGGCGCTCGGCTTCGGCATGCGGGTCATCGCCTGCGATCCGATGCTGACGCGCTCGCCGATCGAGGGCGTCCAGCTCGCGCGCAGGTCCGAGGTGCTGGCAGCCGCCGACATCGTCACGCTGCATACCCGCCTGACCGACGACACCAACCGGATGATCGATGCTCAAGCGCTCGCCACGATGAAGCTTGGCGCGCTGCTGGTGAACACCGCGCGCGGCGAGCTGATCGACGAGCCGGCGATGATCGCGGCGCTGGCGTCCGGCCGGCTCGGTGGCGCCGCGCTGGATACGTTCGCACAAGAGCCGTTGACGGCGGATTCACCGCTGCGCAGCCTGCCGAATGTCGTGCTGTCGCCCCATGTCGCCGGCCAGACCGAGGAAGCGGTGATCCGCGTCGGCGTCGCCGCAGCGTATTCGATCATCGACGATCTCGCCGGCCGGCGGCCGGCCTTCGTCTACAACCCAGCAGCCTATGAGCGCCGCGCCCAGCTCGGCCGCTTCCTCGAACCGCTCGCGCCCGTCGCCGGTTGA
- a CDS encoding amidohydrolase family protein — protein MAENRIAMRGICDSHMHVFGPIDRYPGAPDRTYTPAQMGLAEYAPIAARLGVERIVIVQPSAYGTDNRATLDGMRAFGDNARAIVVIDDGFSDETLADLDRDGVRGIRLNLMTPRIKDSLAAEATLLRAAERIAGLGWHIQIYADLELVALLAPAARKSRVPVVFDHMGGSSEKGGTDVPGFRALISLLRDGHCWVKLSGADIVTWQNSDFTGATPFARAIIEANDTQLVWGSDWPHLVHQHAGTGDAAPPAAYRPVVEQALLAALAGWAGDEDTLRAILVENPARLYRF, from the coding sequence ATGGCAGAAAACAGGATCGCGATGCGCGGCATCTGCGACAGCCACATGCATGTGTTCGGCCCGATCGACCGCTATCCCGGCGCGCCGGATCGCACCTACACGCCGGCGCAGATGGGGCTTGCGGAGTATGCGCCGATCGCCGCCAGACTCGGCGTCGAGCGCATCGTCATCGTACAGCCGAGCGCCTATGGCACCGACAACCGCGCGACGCTCGACGGCATGCGCGCCTTTGGCGACAACGCCCGCGCCATCGTGGTGATCGATGACGGCTTCTCCGACGAGACACTGGCCGATCTCGACCGCGATGGCGTGCGCGGCATAAGGCTCAATCTGATGACGCCGCGCATCAAGGATTCGCTCGCCGCCGAGGCGACCCTGCTGCGCGCCGCCGAACGCATCGCCGGGCTCGGCTGGCACATCCAGATCTATGCCGATCTCGAACTCGTCGCTTTGCTGGCCCCCGCCGCGCGCAAGTCGCGGGTGCCGGTGGTGTTCGACCATATGGGCGGTTCGAGCGAGAAAGGCGGCACTGACGTCCCCGGCTTCCGTGCCTTGATCAGCCTGCTGCGCGATGGCCATTGCTGGGTGAAGCTGTCCGGCGCCGACATCGTGACCTGGCAGAACAGTGACTTCACGGGCGCGACGCCGTTCGCCCGCGCCATCATCGAGGCCAACGACACCCAGCTGGTCTGGGGCAGCGACTGGCCGCATCTGGTGCACCAGCACGCCGGCACCGGCGACGCCGCCCCGCCCGCCGCCTATCGCCCGGTGGTCGAGCAAGCGCTGCTCGCCGCGCTCGCCGGGTGGGCCGGCGACGAGGACACGCTGCGCGCCATCCTGGTCGAGAACCCGGCGCGGCTCTATCGGTTCTGA
- a CDS encoding amino acid ABC transporter ATP-binding protein — MTTAPVLKIANLTKRFGTRTIIDGINMDVVPGEIVCLVGPSGTGKSTLLRCVNGLEDIQGGEIRFEDQPVRAHAKDIIAVRKRIGMIFQQFNLYPHLTARQNVILAQVVVHGVDRKVAEERASQLLERVRLSHRADAYPARLSGGEQQRVAIARALATNPHMLMFDEPTSALDPETVGEVLAVMRDLAQEGRTMLVVTHEMRFAGDVGTRMVFMDQGKIVEEGPPRELLAHPKTERAQRFLQTIHHA, encoded by the coding sequence ATGACCACAGCGCCCGTCCTGAAAATCGCGAACCTCACCAAGCGGTTCGGCACCCGCACCATCATCGACGGCATCAATATGGATGTGGTGCCGGGCGAGATCGTCTGCCTCGTCGGGCCGAGCGGCACCGGCAAGTCGACGCTGCTGCGCTGCGTGAACGGGCTGGAGGACATCCAGGGCGGCGAGATCCGCTTCGAGGACCAGCCGGTACGCGCGCATGCCAAGGACATCATCGCGGTGCGCAAGCGCATCGGCATGATCTTCCAGCAGTTCAACCTCTACCCGCACCTCACCGCTCGGCAGAACGTGATCCTGGCCCAGGTCGTGGTGCACGGGGTCGATCGCAAGGTCGCCGAGGAGCGTGCCAGCCAGTTGCTGGAGCGGGTGCGGCTGTCGCATCGCGCCGATGCCTATCCGGCGCGGCTGTCCGGCGGCGAGCAGCAGCGCGTCGCCATCGCCCGGGCGCTCGCCACCAACCCGCATATGCTGATGTTCGACGAGCCGACCTCGGCGCTCGATCCGGAGACGGTCGGCGAAGTGCTGGCGGTGATGCGTGACCTCGCCCAGGAAGGCCGCACCATGCTGGTGGTGACGCACGAAATGCGCTTCGCCGGCGATGTCGGCACCCGCATGGTGTTCATGGACCAGGGCAAGATCGTCGAGGAAGGCCCGCCCCGCGAATTGCTGGCTCACCCCAAGACCGAGCGCGCGCAGCGCTTCCTGCAGACCATCCACCACGCATGA
- a CDS encoding SMP-30/gluconolactonase/LRE family protein, whose translation MLASVAGTVRRIGGTVDLLGESPVWSEREQALYWIDIRGRLVRRLDVENGELDSWPMPEPVGSLALRPDGNILVALASQIVLFRPARGSLEAIAAPHRGEDGMRFNDGRCDREGRFWVGSMHDNDRQPTGTLYRLDARGCVPMLGGVAVPNSLAWSPDGRTMYFSDGVEPVIWSFPFSADGELGPRREFARLDAGLPDGATVDAEGCVWSAHYGGSRITRYRPDGSIERAVEMPVSQPTCLAFGGPNLSTLYITSAAQRLSAEGRASQPLAGALLALEPGVRGLPEPLFAF comes from the coding sequence ATGCTGGCAAGCGTTGCGGGCACCGTGCGGCGGATCGGCGGCACGGTCGATCTGCTCGGCGAATCCCCGGTCTGGAGCGAGCGGGAACAGGCGCTCTACTGGATCGACATCCGCGGCCGGCTGGTGCGCCGGCTGGATGTAGAGAATGGCGAACTGGATTCCTGGCCGATGCCGGAACCGGTCGGCAGCCTGGCATTACGGCCCGATGGCAACATCTTGGTCGCGCTGGCCTCGCAGATCGTGCTGTTCCGCCCGGCCCGGGGTTCGCTGGAAGCCATCGCCGCGCCTCACAGGGGCGAGGACGGCATGCGCTTCAATGATGGCAGATGCGATCGCGAGGGACGGTTCTGGGTCGGCTCGATGCACGACAACGATCGCCAGCCGACCGGCACGCTATACCGGCTCGATGCGCGTGGCTGCGTGCCGATGCTGGGCGGCGTCGCGGTGCCGAACAGCCTTGCCTGGTCGCCGGACGGACGCACCATGTATTTCTCCGACGGTGTCGAGCCGGTGATCTGGTCGTTCCCGTTCTCCGCGGACGGCGAGCTCGGCCCGCGCCGGGAATTCGCGCGGCTCGATGCCGGCTTGCCGGATGGCGCCACAGTCGATGCCGAGGGCTGCGTGTGGAGCGCGCACTATGGCGGCTCCCGCATCACCCGCTACCGGCCCGATGGTTCGATCGAGCGGGCCGTCGAGATGCCGGTCAGCCAGCCGACTTGCCTCGCCTTTGGCGGCCCGAACTTGTCGACGCTCTACATCACCAGCGCGGCGCAGCGGCTCTCTGCGGAGGGGCGCGCCAGCCAGCCGCTGGCGGGCGCGCTGCTGGCGCTGGAGCCGGGTGTGCGCGGCCTGCCGGAGCCGCTTTTTGCCTTCTGA
- a CDS encoding dihydroxyacetone kinase subunit L: MGLSVADLRRACADIAARMPSLEPMLNEADSRLGDGDTGIMLRRVFEKVAEAASGAPDDVAGFFRAIGRASAGATGSSLGTLLTTAFLTIAKAGEGRSEIAWNDLGAQLGAARDAMMARGRASLGDKTVLDALDAVAQAIAGLDDPEAIKRAALGAAQGALDTFRDRPCKIGRARMFAEKSIGMDDPGMLAFVRLVETLCATR, encoded by the coding sequence ATGGGGCTGAGCGTTGCCGATCTGCGCCGCGCCTGCGCCGATATCGCCGCCCGCATGCCGTCTCTGGAGCCGATGCTGAACGAGGCGGACAGCCGGCTTGGCGATGGCGATACCGGCATCATGCTGCGCCGCGTGTTCGAGAAGGTGGCGGAAGCCGCCTCGGGCGCGCCGGACGATGTCGCCGGCTTCTTCCGTGCCATCGGGCGGGCCAGCGCCGGCGCCACCGGATCGAGCCTCGGCACGCTGCTGACCACCGCCTTCCTCACCATCGCCAAGGCCGGCGAGGGGAGGTCCGAGATTGCCTGGAACGACCTCGGTGCCCAGCTCGGCGCGGCGCGCGACGCCATGATGGCGCGCGGGCGTGCCTCGCTGGGTGACAAGACCGTGCTCGATGCGCTCGACGCGGTGGCTCAGGCGATCGCCGGGCTCGATGATCCCGAAGCCATCAAGCGCGCCGCGCTCGGGGCGGCGCAGGGCGCGCTCGACACCTTCCGCGACCGGCCCTGCAAGATCGGCCGCGCCCGCATGTTTGCGGAGAAGAGCATCGGCATGGACGATCCCGGCATGCTGGCCTTCGTCCGCCTGGTCGAGACGCTCTGCGCTACGCGGTGA
- a CDS encoding dihydroxyacetone kinase subunit DhaK, which translates to MKKLMNTADRFVDEMLDGLVAAHPSLKRTTPGSRVIVSSAGAPSGRVGIVSGGGSGHLPLFTGYVGPGLLDACSIGDVFAGPTVDACEEAMRAASGGRGVLRLYGNYGGDRMNFDLAGELLEAEGIESTTVLGTDDIASAGPGEAEKRRGVAGIIYAYKIAGAAAATGADLEEVTRLAQKAVDRTRTIGIALAPCQVPGADKPTFSIADDEIEMGMGIHGEPGIWRDKIKPADAIADEMVERLLAETPEGAEGRVSVLVNSLGATPLEELFIIYRRVREVLGREGYEIDRPLVGHYVTSMEMAGCSISLFHSDRELAPLLAAPARCPFWTV; encoded by the coding sequence ATGAAAAAGCTGATGAATACGGCCGATCGCTTTGTCGACGAGATGCTCGACGGGCTGGTCGCCGCGCATCCCTCGCTCAAGCGCACCACGCCCGGCAGCCGGGTCATCGTGTCGAGCGCCGGGGCGCCTTCGGGCCGCGTCGGCATCGTCTCCGGTGGCGGCTCGGGCCATCTGCCGCTGTTCACCGGCTATGTCGGTCCGGGCCTTCTCGACGCGTGCAGCATCGGCGACGTGTTCGCCGGCCCGACCGTCGATGCCTGCGAAGAGGCGATGCGCGCCGCCAGCGGCGGGCGGGGCGTGCTGCGGCTCTATGGCAATTATGGCGGCGACCGCATGAATTTCGACCTCGCCGGCGAGCTGCTGGAAGCCGAGGGCATCGAATCCACCACGGTGCTCGGCACCGACGACATCGCCAGCGCCGGCCCTGGCGAAGCCGAGAAGCGGCGCGGCGTCGCCGGCATCATCTATGCCTACAAGATCGCCGGCGCGGCGGCTGCCACCGGAGCGGACCTTGAGGAGGTGACGCGGCTCGCCCAGAAGGCGGTCGACCGCACCCGCACCATCGGCATCGCGCTCGCCCCCTGCCAGGTACCGGGCGCTGACAAGCCGACCTTCAGCATTGCCGATGACGAGATCGAGATGGGCATGGGCATCCATGGCGAGCCCGGCATCTGGCGCGACAAGATCAAGCCGGCCGACGCCATCGCCGACGAGATGGTCGAGCGCCTGCTGGCCGAGACCCCGGAAGGCGCCGAGGGCCGCGTCTCGGTGCTGGTCAACAGCCTTGGCGCGACGCCGCTGGAAGAGCTGTTCATCATCTATCGCCGGGTGCGCGAGGTGCTCGGGCGCGAGGGCTACGAGATCGACCGGCCGCTGGTCGGCCATTACGTGACCTCGATGGAGATGGCCGGCTGCTCGATCAGCCTGTTCCATAGCGACCGCGAACTGGCGCCGCTACTCGCGGCTCCGGCCCGCTGCCCGTTCTGGACGGTGTGA
- a CDS encoding D-2-hydroxyacid dehydrogenase gives MSQQRPKTVIFHPRAELYRTLLGEAGADSELRAVTDEAQLGEAIADADILITLGCPPVVIERGRALRWIQTVSSGVDTLLPHRDALRNVIVTNARGIHVDQIGDYAMTAMLMLQWDLPRMLRSQAARRWDRDGKMPLAGRTLGIIGLGAVAQGVVRRALASEMEVIGLSRSGAPVEGVSSVYTPDRLHQMLPRCDFVLLIVPATAETERMIDAAALAAMKDSAFLLNFARGSIVDEKALIAALADGVIAGAALDVFAVEPLPSDSPLWTMPNVIITPHLAGMSADYEERVVRSFLDNLPRFRRGEALRNRVDLFRGY, from the coding sequence TTGAGCCAGCAGCGTCCGAAAACGGTCATTTTCCACCCGAGGGCCGAGCTCTATCGCACACTGCTGGGCGAGGCCGGCGCGGATTCCGAACTGCGCGCCGTGACCGACGAGGCACAACTGGGCGAGGCGATCGCGGACGCCGACATACTGATCACGCTGGGCTGTCCGCCGGTCGTCATCGAGCGCGGCCGCGCGCTGCGCTGGATCCAGACCGTAAGCTCGGGCGTCGACACGCTGTTGCCGCATCGCGACGCGCTACGCAATGTCATCGTCACCAATGCCCGCGGCATCCATGTCGACCAGATCGGCGACTATGCGATGACGGCGATGCTGATGCTGCAATGGGATCTCCCGCGGATGCTGCGTAGCCAGGCCGCCCGCCGCTGGGACCGCGACGGCAAGATGCCGCTCGCCGGCCGCACGCTCGGCATCATCGGCCTCGGGGCCGTAGCGCAGGGTGTCGTGCGCCGGGCGCTGGCGAGCGAGATGGAGGTGATCGGCCTCAGCCGCAGCGGCGCTCCGGTCGAAGGAGTCTCCAGCGTCTACACGCCGGACCGGTTGCACCAGATGCTGCCGCGCTGCGATTTCGTGCTGCTCATCGTGCCCGCCACCGCCGAGACCGAGCGGATGATCGACGCTGCCGCGCTCGCGGCGATGAAGGATAGCGCCTTCCTCCTCAACTTCGCCCGCGGTTCGATCGTCGACGAGAAGGCGCTGATCGCCGCCCTGGCAGACGGCGTCATTGCGGGGGCGGCGCTTGACGTCTTCGCCGTCGAGCCGCTGCCGTCGGACAGCCCGCTCTGGACCATGCCGAACGTCATCATCACCCCGCACCTCGCCGGCATGAGCGCCGATTACGAGGAGAGGGTGGTGCGTTCCTTCCTCGACAATCTCCCGCGCTTCCGGCGCGGTGAGGCGCTCCGCAACCGTGTCGATCTTTTCCGGGGGTATTGA
- a CDS encoding nuclear transport factor 2 family protein, which produces MAKPSAEDRFAIADLFARYMWAIDGGDVETLVSCFTPDGALESPAVGKYSGRDNIRAFATRFAEFRNRGTELRHVLSNMLIEVDGDTGFAKCYLVVFQVRGGASKLLGPGRYECKLRKEADGEWRFEHRLVVMDHDYELEGI; this is translated from the coding sequence ATGGCGAAACCGTCCGCGGAAGATCGCTTCGCGATCGCCGACCTGTTCGCGCGCTATATGTGGGCCATTGACGGTGGCGATGTCGAGACGCTGGTCTCCTGCTTCACGCCGGACGGCGCGCTGGAGAGCCCGGCGGTCGGCAAATATTCCGGCCGGGACAATATCCGCGCCTTCGCCACCCGCTTCGCCGAGTTCCGCAACCGTGGCACCGAGCTGCGCCATGTGCTTTCCAACATGCTGATCGAGGTCGACGGCGATACCGGCTTCGCCAAGTGCTATCTGGTGGTGTTCCAGGTGCGAGGCGGCGCCAGCAAGCTGCTCGGTCCCGGTCGCTATGAGTGCAAGCTGCGCAAGGAAGCCGACGGCGAGTGGCGCTTCGAGCATCGTCTCGTCGTCATGGACCATGATTACGAGCTGGAAGGCATCTGA
- a CDS encoding aldolase/citrate lyase family protein: MTARDTSWHSNAVKKAAASREIIRGMHFTFPSATGIEVLAPLELDFVYLDGEHGSFETRDLEASCIAAERHGMVPIARVPDRKSSTITHFLDRGLRGIVVPHVCSVDDAKEALDAIYFRPLGNRSFGGGRPHFLTIADLPAHLAMCNGAVSVGIMIETESGLEAAPAIAALPGVDYLSFGMNDFAQDLGYPGEPNHPEVQRRYKEGAERIRAAGKPIREDFMKFAWINQVILAGARQLIETPTGKAY; encoded by the coding sequence ATGACCGCACGTGACACGAGCTGGCATTCCAATGCCGTGAAGAAGGCTGCCGCCTCGCGGGAGATCATACGCGGCATGCACTTCACCTTCCCCTCGGCAACCGGCATCGAGGTGCTGGCGCCCTTGGAGCTGGACTTCGTCTATCTCGACGGCGAGCACGGCTCGTTCGAGACGCGTGATCTGGAGGCCTCCTGCATTGCCGCCGAGCGGCACGGCATGGTGCCGATCGCCCGCGTGCCGGATCGCAAGTCCAGCACCATCACGCATTTCCTCGATCGTGGCCTTCGCGGCATCGTGGTGCCGCATGTCTGCTCGGTCGACGACGCCAAAGAGGCGCTCGACGCCATTTATTTCCGTCCGCTCGGCAACCGCTCGTTCGGCGGCGGGCGCCCGCATTTCCTCACCATCGCCGACCTGCCGGCGCATCTCGCCATGTGCAACGGGGCGGTCTCGGTCGGCATCATGATCGAGACGGAATCCGGCCTCGAAGCCGCCCCCGCCATCGCCGCGCTTCCGGGGGTCGATTATCTCAGCTTCGGCATGAACGACTTCGCGCAGGATCTCGGCTATCCCGGCGAGCCGAACCACCCGGAAGTGCAGCGCCGCTACAAGGAAGGTGCGGAGCGTATCCGTGCCGCCGGCAAGCCGATCCGCGAGGACTTCATGAAGTTCGCCTGGATCAACCAGGTCATCCTCGCCGGTGCCCGGCAGCTGATCGAGACGCCGACCGGCAAGGCCTATTGA
- a CDS encoding TetR/AcrR family transcriptional regulator, which yields MAAKSRQRRQPTDDASGEVKPEAPGEGRPRRRMLASEREELILVQATRYFAEFGLSAGTIELARRIGITQPLLYKYFPTKEALLIKIYDRLFPQNWSPALETLLEDETLSVRKRLTQFYQQFTETVLTYDHVRLFLFSGLTNSALNARYYSILTERIFTRVVAALRTESLGEKVDGPITDFEMELVQSLHAAVYHVAFRRWLHGLTVESDLNELIARKVDFYLDGATRSMKALHTVKPKLATAKPVTKNPAPVSPAKKAGPKRRGT from the coding sequence GTGGCCGCAAAGTCTAGACAGCGACGCCAGCCGACAGATGACGCCTCCGGTGAAGTGAAGCCGGAAGCGCCGGGCGAAGGCCGCCCGCGTCGGCGCATGCTGGCCTCCGAGCGCGAGGAGCTGATCCTGGTGCAGGCGACGCGCTATTTCGCGGAGTTCGGCCTCAGCGCCGGCACCATCGAGCTGGCGCGGCGCATCGGCATCACCCAGCCCCTGCTCTATAAATACTTCCCGACCAAGGAAGCTCTTCTCATCAAGATCTACGACCGGCTGTTCCCGCAGAATTGGAGCCCGGCGCTGGAGACCTTGCTGGAAGACGAGACGCTGTCGGTGCGCAAGCGGCTGACGCAGTTCTACCAGCAGTTCACCGAAACCGTGCTCACTTACGACCACGTCCGGCTGTTCCTGTTCAGCGGCCTGACCAACAGCGCGCTGAATGCGCGCTATTACAGCATCCTCACCGAGCGGATTTTCACGCGCGTCGTTGCCGCGCTGCGGACGGAAAGCCTTGGCGAGAAGGTGGACGGCCCGATCACCGACTTCGAGATGGAACTGGTGCAGTCGCTCCACGCTGCCGTCTACCACGTCGCCTTCCGGCGCTGGCTGCATGGGCTGACCGTGGAATCCGACCTCAATGAGCTGATCGCGCGCAAGGTCGATTTCTACCTCGACGGCGCTACCAGGAGCATGAAGGCGCTCCACACCGTCAAGCCCAAGCTCGCCACTGCGAAGCCGGTGACGAAAAACCCGGCCCCGGTTTCGCCCGCGAAGAAGGCTGGGCCGAAGCGCCGAGGGACTTGA